From Acidianus brierleyi:
GTACAGTAGCTTACAATATAGCGTATGGAAAGCAAAACGCTAGTCCAGAGGAAATAATAGCTGCGGCAATGATGAGTAAAGCCCACGACTTTATTATTAATCTTCCTTTAGCTTACGATACGCATCTTGGAGAAAGAGGTAATAGATTATCAAGTGGGCAAAAACAAATGATAGCTATTGCAAGAGCCTTAATAAAGGAGCCAAAACTTCTAATAATGGATGAACCTACAGCAAACGTTGACAGTATAACAGAAGGGGAAATTATAAAATCTCTAAAAGAAGCAATGCAAGGTAAAACTACAATAATAATAAGTCATAGATTTTCAATTTTGAATTACGTAGATAGAATCATTGTCATGGATAATGGGAAAATCGTAGAAGAAGGAAAGAGAGAAGAACTATTACAGAAAAAAGGAAAATTCTATGAAATATTTAAGGGAGATGGAAATGGTACTAGAGAAATATATAAAGAAACTCAATATAGTTGAAAACTTAAAGGTAATTAAGTTCAATACCGAAGATAACACTGTCGACATATCAGTAAATAACATAGTGTACAATAGGATGAAGATAATTAAACCATTTCCTATATCTTATCCTAATTTTGTCATGTTTACTAATGGTAAAATAATTTTTACGATAAAGAACTATGATAAAGAATTAGAAGATATAATTTCAAAAATCTATTTTATTCCTAAAATTCGAAGAATAGTATCATTAGATACAAGTGGAGACGAGTTTGTGTGGAAAATAGAAACTAATTATGGAGAAACTGAAATAAGGACAAGAGGTAGAACCTCTATAATGAGAATAGAAAATAGAGTAATTATCATAGATACTTCAGACGTAGTCTATGAAATAGAAGATTTCAATAAAATAGATAAAAAAAGTAAAAAACTTATTGAAAACATAATTTAAAAATTAACTTTTCCATGCAGGGTATATTTGACTTAGAGGTATTGCAATGACCCATCCATAACTATTTGATAAATACATAGTTCCGCCAACAATAACTGGATTCATTATTCCTAGCCTACCTCCAACATAATACATTGTCATTATTTTACCGTTATGAGGATTCAAAACATAAACGTTATGCCCAGCAGCTACCCATAATAGACCATGATAGTATGTAGGACTGCCTCTAGGACCTCCTGGATATTCTGGCGGAGTTTGCAAATCTGGAAGTTTAGTTTTCCATAATATTGTGCCGTTTATAGATATAGCATTTACAGTTCCTAAAGATGGGTTTCCGTCGTAAATTACGTTTCCATATATTAATGGCATTCCACCTTTATATGCTGGAGGAATAGGTCCTCTACCTAGATTAACTGCCCATACAGGTTTACCATTGGTAGCATTTAATGCAAACGTTACCATATCAATCATGCCATTAGAGAAATTAGCAATATCATTATCTATTACTAGTCCTGCATTTTGATCTACTGCTGGAGCTACGTCTCCTAATCCGGTGTTTGCACCTACGAAAGGCGATGGCATAGTGGCGTTCCAAACTTCGTCTCCGTTAAATCCATTGACTGCTATTATATATCCGTAAGGAGGAGCTACGTAAGTGAATCCTGCGAGAAATAACGGTGTACCATTAGGCATTACGTAATAATTAACACTGGCCATATTGCCCATTAAGCCAGGGAATCTGTCCATCCATATAACTTGGCCAGTAGTTGCGTTAAGGCCTACAAAACATCCTCCTCCAGTAGTGTAGGCTAATATTCCGTCATATATTGCAGGAGCCGGCATTGCTTCTCCCATAGTGAATCTCATCCATATTAGTTGTCCATTAGTAGCGTTAAATGCATAAACTGCTCCGTTCCTTGCTCTTACTATATCGTTATATTGATGTAATTCGTAATGAACAAATTGAGAGAAAGTGAAACATACTCCTCCTACAGATACGTAAACTACTCCATTCCATACTATTGGATTATTCATGGCCTGTCCTGCTAAACCAGTAGCGTACCATACCATGTTACCCGTTAATGGATTTATTGCTGCTATACTTCCGGGTAAGCTATCTTCAGTAGCAAATAACAAATTATCAGCTAACGTTACACCTAATGGTTCACCGGCCATCTGAGTTTCCATTACCAAAGCTCCCTTAACTCCCATTTGTTGGGCCCAAGGAAGTTGACTAGGAGGAGTTGATAACGGTATAGCTACTCCACCAACATAATTTAACAATGGAATTTGCCAAGCAACACCTGAAGCAATTTCCTCAGATATTGTTTTCACTACTGCATTATGTCCTTGGTTGTAATTTGTAACTGTCCAACTTGACGGAAGCCCTAGATTGGAAGTTGTTGCGTTACCAGGATAATAGGTTACTTCCAGTTTATATGGAAAATAAGTTCCATTGTACTGGGTATACGTAGTCGATATTTCAGTTTCTTGACTTCCAGTAATTATGCTCATTGCTAGATTATGCATAAAAAATACTGAAGATATAGTTAAAATTATTAATACCGGGATTACGAGAAAATATGTTTTCCTCATATTTTAAGATGTCTAATCGAGTACAATAAATAATTCGATTTTATAAGGATATTATTTTAATAATTATTAATAAACTATCTTAATATAACATATTTTTTACCTAGAAATGAGAAGATAATTTTTTAAAATTATAAAAATATTCTTAATTATGGAAAGAATAACCTTAAACACTGATTATTCTGGGCTTTTAAATTTAGAAAAATCGTATAAGGTATATTCTCTAGAGAGCATTGAAAGGAAAAATTGGGGATATGAAGGAACCTTAAAAATTACAAATGAAATTAAGTTCCAATGTGTAATTAAGACTGGTAAAGATTATGTAGATATTTTAGAGACATCTGGAAAATTTTCCATACATATCAATTTTGATAATAGAAATGCAGAAATACATTGCAACGGAATTTCGAATTTTTTAACTAGGACAATTACTTCAAGAATTTCAAGGTTATTATCAGAGTATGGAAAATATTTTCGTAGCTCAAGGAAAAGATCAGTGTTCTTAAAAGATAAGGGAGACACTCTAGTCGATTTAAGAGGAGTATATTGCCCTTATGGAGAAGTCTCCATAATAAATATCTTGAATGGTGTCAAAATAGGAAATTCCATAGAAATTCTTTCTGATTGTGTAGCTGCAAGTAAGGTTTTTCCTAAAATAGCGGAAGAGTTAGGATTTAGATACGAAATATATGATATGGGAGATTATGCATCATATATTTTTATTAGATATAGAAAAACTGATATTAATGAACCAGATTTATGCAAAATTAAAGAAGGAATTAGAGATTATAAATACATAGCATCGCTTTTCATATATTTTAATAAAATTGAAAAAATAGAGCAATATGACGAGTTCTGTAGAGATATTTTAGATTACGATAAAGAATATTTAGCTGTAGTTTCACCTAGAGGGAGATCTTGGTTCTTAATATCTTATATTAACAAAAATATCTTAGCTTCAAGATTAGAATATGAAGGAGTTACATTCTTTGACGATTGTGCATTTACTGTTCTTGATGGTTTAAAAGGTAAATTCAGTGTATATAGACTAATTCACTAGAATTCTGATGTTCCGTTTATGTATATTGTTATTGGTCCAGTATAACTTTTCATTGGCGCTCTAATGTCAAAGCTTAAGTTTATGCTACTGCCGTGGCTTAAAGTTATAGGCAGTGTGGGAGTTGTAGAGACTAAAGTAAATGGCGAAGAAACATTAACGTATGTTATCTCTACTGGTAGTAATCCGTTATTAGAAAACTCTATAGTTATTACGAATGTTTGTCCTCCGTGTACTGATATACTTGTATTGTAAGCTGTTTCGTGTACGTTTTTAAATATACTAAGTGTCGTTCCAACATATTTTATATTAAGTCCAACCACATTTACTGAAAAAAAGTATCCTTGATCGTATAAATAATATAAACTTCCTATAACTATTAATAATACTATGATTCCAACTATTAATCCACTTTTCATTGTTGAATCCTTCTTTGTGTAAAAATAAAAGTTTTTTTAATATTATACTATATTTTGAAATGGATTATTGAGTAAGAAAACGTATATAGAGACTAAATTTTTATCATCAAAAAATTGTGAAACTCTTACTAAAATGTTAGGATCAGTAAGCAATGATGTC
This genomic window contains:
- a CDS encoding sulfurtransferase TusA family protein, which gives rise to MERITLNTDYSGLLNLEKSYKVYSLESIERKNWGYEGTLKITNEIKFQCVIKTGKDYVDILETSGKFSIHINFDNRNAEIHCNGISNFLTRTITSRISRLLSEYGKYFRSSRKRSVFLKDKGDTLVDLRGVYCPYGEVSIINILNGVKIGNSIEILSDCVAASKVFPKIAEELGFRYEIYDMGDYASYIFIRYRKTDINEPDLCKIKEGIRDYKYIASLFIYFNKIEKIEQYDEFCRDILDYDKEYLAVVSPRGRSWFLISYINKNILASRLEYEGVTFFDDCAFTVLDGLKGKFSVYRLIH
- a CDS encoding DUF1854 domain-containing protein, which encodes MVLEKYIKKLNIVENLKVIKFNTEDNTVDISVNNIVYNRMKIIKPFPISYPNFVMFTNGKIIFTIKNYDKELEDIISKIYFIPKIRRIVSLDTSGDEFVWKIETNYGETEIRTRGRTSIMRIENRVIIIDTSDVVYEIEDFNKIDKKSKKLIENII
- a CDS encoding PQQ-binding-like beta-propeller repeat protein; this encodes MRKTYFLVIPVLIILTISSVFFMHNLAMSIITGSQETEISTTYTQYNGTYFPYKLEVTYYPGNATTSNLGLPSSWTVTNYNQGHNAVVKTISEEIASGVAWQIPLLNYVGGVAIPLSTPPSQLPWAQQMGVKGALVMETQMAGEPLGVTLADNLLFATEDSLPGSIAAINPLTGNMVWYATGLAGQAMNNPIVWNGVVYVSVGGVCFTFSQFVHYELHQYNDIVRARNGAVYAFNATNGQLIWMRFTMGEAMPAPAIYDGILAYTTGGGCFVGLNATTGQVIWMDRFPGLMGNMASVNYYVMPNGTPLFLAGFTYVAPPYGYIIAVNGFNGDEVWNATMPSPFVGANTGLGDVAPAVDQNAGLVIDNDIANFSNGMIDMVTFALNATNGKPVWAVNLGRGPIPPAYKGGMPLIYGNVIYDGNPSLGTVNAISINGTILWKTKLPDLQTPPEYPGGPRGSPTYYHGLLWVAAGHNVYVLNPHNGKIMTMYYVGGRLGIMNPVIVGGTMYLSNSYGWVIAIPLSQIYPAWKS